Genomic DNA from Actinomycetota bacterium:
GCGAGGTTCGTCTTCAAACGGGCCTTGGCGTCGAGGCGCGGATCTCGGACGAAGTATCGGCGCCACGACACAGCGCAGGCCGCTCGAAGTTCCTCGGAGCTGAGCCTGGCCAAGGATCCATCGGTTGAGGTCTTGATCGGACCCGCGTCGCTTGATGGCTCCTTTTGGCCCTCGGCCGCTCTTGGTCGGGGATCGGCGCCACGAAGCGAAACGAGGGCCGACATCGCTACCAGCACTGCAAGGCCGGCGGGGGGACGGAGCATCCAGGCCACGCTCCCAAGTCTCGGGACGTGCCATCGGAGCCCGCCTTCGACGAGCCCGGCAGGAACTACGAGCGGGTCGGGTGTGGCGTTGGCATCCCCTTGCGTGCGGAAGAAGAGACCTTCCGCACCACGATCGAGGACGTCGGCGACGCGGTGGAGGATTCGAGTC
This window encodes:
- a CDS encoding signal peptidase I — protein: MERSMRTGRPAGLPVLAHMSRLWSRRVLVNIARRLWIFALASVFVGLAAAWLAGWRLENVQSASMAPVIPKGSLAVVIPVSPREIESGDIISFFDPAHRETRILHRVADVLDRGAEGLFFRTQGDANATPDPLVVPAGLVEGGLRWHVPRLGSVAWMLRPPAGLAVLVAMSALVSLRGADPRPRAAEGQKEPSSDAGPIKTSTDGSLARLSSEELRAACAVSWRRYFVRDPRLDAKARLKTNLATSWRSYYVSLTEPPTRIDIRDRLIELDRVVDPAAEAAHPSTERR